The Aquificaceae bacterium genome includes a region encoding these proteins:
- a CDS encoding MATE family efflux transporter, which yields MPDNRILIDPSEGKLRVARRVLKLALPIILSNLLYTIESAFSIILVSGLSASAVAAVGYSASMLWFIYSLMALAYTGTSVLVAQRVGAGKDPSPALLWGIALSFLIALPLTFWGEELVSYLMLTFGASQKVVSLAREYLEPVFLFITVGFATNALYAAYNGYGDTKTPFKVALLMNVVNIGSAYLLIYGKFGFPRLEVAGAGWGIALSELVGLVFYAYLYARHRKPFPVRMSLRGDILLQMLRIGTPTAVERAFTSLSFNIFVGLVAQFGDKALAAHQVGLRVESLSFMIGFGMMIASTTLAGQNYGARNFRGLDYGVRVSAHTTALVMGFIGLLIALFPQYFSLIFTRDREVIEYAVYYLVIVALSQPQMAYASIFSGSLKGMGKTHIPLVVNLSSFWLFRIIPSLLVLKVLPNPIVPWVFMSLETTLRALIFYWAYRREIRKNL from the coding sequence ATGCCCGATAACAGAATTCTCATAGACCCCTCAGAGGGAAAACTGAGGGTTGCCAGAAGAGTCCTTAAGCTGGCACTTCCCATAATCCTTTCAAACCTGCTCTACACAATAGAAAGTGCCTTTTCCATAATCCTTGTCTCAGGGCTTTCTGCCTCTGCGGTGGCGGCGGTGGGATACTCTGCCAGTATGCTCTGGTTTATATACTCCCTGATGGCACTTGCCTACACGGGCACTTCCGTGCTCGTCGCTCAGAGGGTGGGTGCGGGTAAAGACCCATCTCCTGCACTTCTGTGGGGAATTGCCCTTTCCTTCCTGATAGCCCTTCCACTCACCTTCTGGGGCGAGGAGCTCGTGTCATACCTTATGCTGACCTTTGGTGCTTCCCAGAAGGTGGTTAGCCTTGCGAGAGAATATTTAGAGCCCGTTTTTCTCTTCATAACAGTGGGCTTTGCCACAAACGCCCTATATGCAGCATACAACGGATATGGAGATACAAAAACTCCCTTCAAAGTTGCCCTTCTCATGAACGTGGTCAACATAGGCTCTGCCTATCTTCTCATATACGGAAAGTTTGGCTTTCCAAGGCTTGAGGTGGCAGGAGCAGGCTGGGGCATAGCCCTCTCAGAGCTTGTGGGGCTTGTATTCTACGCATACCTGTATGCAAGACACAGAAAGCCCTTCCCCGTCAGGATGAGCCTGAGAGGGGACATCCTGCTCCAGATGCTCCGCATTGGAACGCCCACAGCTGTAGAGAGGGCCTTTACGAGCCTTTCCTTCAACATCTTCGTGGGACTTGTAGCCCAGTTTGGAGACAAGGCACTGGCGGCCCATCAGGTGGGACTGAGGGTGGAGAGCCTTTCCTTCATGATAGGCTTTGGCATGATGATTGCCTCAACCACCCTTGCAGGTCAGAACTACGGTGCAAGGAACTTCAGAGGGCTTGACTATGGGGTGAGGGTAAGTGCCCATACCACAGCACTGGTAATGGGTTTTATAGGGCTCTTAATAGCCCTTTTTCCACAGTATTTTTCCCTTATATTCACACGAGATAGAGAAGTGATAGAGTATGCGGTTTACTATCTTGTAATAGTTGCCCTGTCTCAGCCTCAGATGGCTTACGCCAGTATCTTCTCAGGTTCTCTGAAGGGTATGGGGAAAACCCACATACCCCTTGTGGTTAACCTTTCATCCTTCTGGCTGTTCAGGATTATCCCCTCCCTGCTGGTGTTAAAGGTGTTGCCCAACCCCATAGTCCCCTGGGTCTTCATGAGCCTTGAAACTACCCTGAGGGCTCTCATCTTCTACTGGGCATACAGGAGAGAAATAAGGAAAAACCTATAA
- a CDS encoding patatin-like phospholipase family protein, with translation MKVNLALSGGASRGIAHIGVIKALEELGFEISAVSGVSAGALVGAFYCDGYSPEEMLRVVKSRDWLRYLRPTVPRLGLVSLKGAEVYLRGMLSVDRIEELKKRLFIGAVDLKSGKTHYFDSGSLFPILLGSCALPGIFEPVRYRSHLLMDGGITNNLPVEPLIDMEGLLVGVDVNPNAPIEKVGNIFQILVRSFLLAVRSNVEKRKELCHVVIEPELYAYSPLSLLKAEEIYRLGYEKTMQVMRSYAR, from the coding sequence ATGAAGGTTAACCTTGCCCTCTCAGGTGGAGCATCCCGTGGCATAGCCCATATAGGCGTCATAAAAGCTCTTGAGGAGCTGGGTTTTGAGATATCAGCTGTCAGTGGTGTAAGTGCAGGGGCTCTTGTTGGAGCCTTTTACTGCGACGGCTACAGTCCGGAGGAGATGCTCAGAGTGGTAAAGTCAAGGGACTGGCTCAGGTATCTCAGACCCACTGTGCCGAGGCTTGGGCTTGTGTCCCTGAAAGGTGCAGAAGTTTACCTCAGAGGCATGCTATCTGTGGACAGGATAGAGGAGTTAAAGAAAAGGCTTTTCATAGGTGCGGTGGACCTGAAAAGCGGCAAGACCCATTACTTTGACAGTGGAAGTCTTTTCCCCATCCTTTTAGGTAGCTGTGCCCTGCCGGGCATATTTGAACCTGTAAGATACAGAAGCCATCTCCTGATGGATGGAGGAATAACCAACAACTTACCCGTTGAACCTCTAATAGACATGGAAGGCCTTCTCGTAGGTGTGGATGTAAACCCGAACGCACCAATAGAAAAAGTTGGGAATATATTTCAGATACTTGTGAGAAGTTTTCTGCTGGCGGTCCGGTCCAACGTGGAAAAGAGAAAAGAGCTCTGCCATGTGGTCATAGAGCCAGAGCTATACGCCTATTCGCCCCTCAGTCTCCTCAAAGCGGAAGAAATATACAGACTTGGCTATGAGAAAACCATGCAGGTAATGAGGTCCTATGCCCGATAA
- the ispF gene encoding 2-C-methyl-D-erythritol 2,4-cyclodiphosphate synthase, protein MNIRIGLGFDSHGFEEGKPLKLGGVRIEFPKGLKGHSDGDVLLHAITDAILGALGEPDIGQLFPDTDPRWKDADSVLFLQEALRRMKARGYRIVNLDCLFIADQPRIAPYKGLIEKKLSELLETAQENISIKGKSREGFCTEEGIACFCTILLMHEG, encoded by the coding sequence ATGAACATAAGAATAGGGCTTGGCTTTGACTCCCACGGGTTTGAGGAGGGTAAACCTCTAAAACTGGGTGGTGTGCGTATAGAATTTCCAAAGGGGCTCAAAGGACATTCTGACGGAGATGTGCTTCTTCATGCCATAACTGACGCCATACTGGGAGCCCTTGGGGAGCCAGACATAGGACAGCTTTTCCCCGACACGGACCCCAGGTGGAAGGATGCAGACTCGGTGCTCTTCCTTCAGGAAGCCCTGCGCAGGATGAAGGCAAGGGGCTACAGGATAGTCAACCTTGACTGCCTTTTCATCGCAGACCAACCCAGAATAGCACCCTACAAGGGTCTTATAGAGAAAAAACTCTCGGAGCTCCTTGAGACAGCCCAGGAAAACATCTCAATAAAGGGAAAGAGCAGAGAAGGCTTTTGCACAGAAGAAGGCATTGCCTGTTTTTGCACTATCCTTTTAATGCATGAAGGTTAA
- a CDS encoding DUF420 domain-containing protein codes for MLTTFVTILSMLTISISGLAIVLGVFLIRAGKREAHKKAMITASVFALIFVFLYILRNVLQAQGLVPVGKYEGPYRGLFLFILWSHTALAIVNFPLAVITLRYALKGLFEKHRKIAPITAFVWIYVAVTGWLIFYFMQFLNR; via the coding sequence ATGCTCACAACCTTTGTAACCATACTGAGTATGCTCACCATATCCATAAGCGGGTTGGCGATAGTTCTGGGTGTATTCCTTATCAGGGCAGGGAAAAGGGAAGCCCACAAAAAGGCCATGATAACCGCCTCCGTGTTTGCGCTCATCTTCGTTTTCCTCTACATTTTGAGGAACGTCCTTCAGGCTCAGGGGCTTGTGCCGGTGGGGAAGTATGAAGGACCCTATAGGGGGCTTTTTCTTTTCATTCTCTGGTCGCATACCGCCCTTGCCATAGTGAACTTCCCCCTTGCGGTCATAACTCTCAGGTATGCCCTCAAAGGCCTTTTTGAAAAGCACAGAAAAATAGCACCCATAACCGCCTTCGTCTGGATTTATGTGGCCGTAACCGGCTGGCTTATCTTTTACTTCATGCAGTTTCTCAACAGATGA
- a CDS encoding fasciclin domain-containing protein, whose amino-acid sequence MLRTVFFKKALLGTAVFSFALGLAVAGMHEKGGQKAAAKPNIVQTAQQAGQFKTLLTALKEAGLEETLATKCCFTVFAPTDEAFAKVPKDKLDALLKDKEALKKVLLYHVVEGKVYSKDLKDGQKVKTLQGQQATISLKGGPKIDNANIVKPDIEASNGVIHVIDTVIMPR is encoded by the coding sequence ATGCTAAGAACTGTTTTCTTCAAAAAGGCCCTTCTTGGCACTGCAGTTTTTTCCTTTGCCCTTGGGCTGGCTGTAGCCGGTATGCACGAAAAGGGCGGTCAAAAGGCAGCGGCAAAGCCTAACATAGTCCAGACTGCCCAGCAGGCAGGTCAGTTCAAGACCTTGCTCACAGCCCTCAAAGAGGCCGGTCTTGAGGAAACTCTGGCAACCAAGTGCTGTTTTACCGTCTTTGCACCCACCGACGAAGCCTTTGCTAAGGTGCCAAAGGACAAACTGGACGCCCTTCTCAAAGACAAGGAAGCTCTCAAAAAGGTCCTTCTCTATCATGTAGTTGAAGGCAAGGTCTACTCGAAAGACCTCAAAGACGGACAGAAGGTAAAGACCCTTCAGGGTCAGCAGGCAACCATAAGCCTTAAGGGCGGTCCAAAGATTGACAATGCCAACATAGTAAAGCCAGACATAGAAGCCTCCAACGGCGTCATTCATGTCATAGATACGGTCATAATGCCCAGGTGA
- a CDS encoding DUF523 and DUF1722 domain-containing protein: protein MLYVRAFPRPRVVVSACLNLKPVRYNGQEVRDEFVLRLLPYCEVIEVCPEVSIGLGVPRDRIIVYKKDEGFGLSQPSTGLELTDKMESFTGEFLRSLRDIDGFILKSKSPSCGVSNTKVYRNPEGKEFYSKGKGFFAMRVLENFQDLPVEDEGRLKSPELREHFLTRLFALADLRESTGRMQEVSELMEFHQRYKYLLMAHSQVKLKAMGRLVANAKMENFRETLEEYRRLFIEALKRRPSVGQHVNTIIHIFGHLSKNFNPQEKAHFMRLVENNRGGKIDRKILLEFLRSYAYRFENQYLMTQTYLQPYPEDLQN from the coding sequence ATGCTCTATGTGAGAGCCTTTCCGAGACCAAGGGTAGTAGTCAGTGCATGCCTTAACCTCAAGCCCGTCAGGTATAACGGTCAGGAGGTCAGAGACGAGTTTGTGCTCAGGCTTCTTCCATACTGCGAAGTGATAGAGGTCTGTCCTGAGGTTTCCATAGGTCTTGGCGTTCCAAGGGACAGGATAATAGTTTATAAAAAGGATGAGGGTTTTGGTCTCTCTCAGCCATCAACGGGGCTTGAGCTCACCGACAAGATGGAAAGCTTTACGGGGGAGTTTCTCAGGAGTCTCAGAGATATTGATGGCTTTATACTCAAGAGCAAATCCCCATCCTGCGGTGTTTCCAACACAAAGGTATACAGAAACCCAGAGGGGAAGGAGTTTTACTCAAAGGGAAAGGGGTTTTTTGCCATGAGGGTGCTGGAAAACTTTCAAGACCTTCCCGTAGAGGATGAAGGCAGGCTAAAGAGCCCAGAGCTCAGAGAGCATTTTCTAACAAGGCTTTTTGCCCTTGCGGACCTGAGAGAAAGCACAGGGAGAATGCAGGAGGTAAGTGAGCTTATGGAGTTTCATCAGAGATACAAGTATCTCTTAATGGCCCACTCTCAGGTGAAGTTAAAGGCTATGGGGAGGCTGGTGGCTAACGCGAAAATGGAAAACTTCAGAGAAACTCTGGAGGAATACAGAAGGCTTTTCATAGAAGCTCTCAAGAGAAGGCCCTCGGTGGGTCAGCATGTGAACACCATAATCCACATCTTCGGACATCTCTCAAAAAACTTCAACCCACAGGAAAAGGCCCACTTTATGAGGCTTGTAGAAAACAACAGGGGAGGAAAGATAGACAGGAAGATACTTTTGGAGTTTCTAAGGAGCTACGCCTACAGGTTTGAAAACCAGTATCTTATGACTCAGACCTACCTTCAGCCCTACCCGGAGGATCTCCAGAATTAG
- the carB gene encoding carbamoyl-phosphate synthase large subunit encodes MPRRTDIKKILIIGSGPIVIGQAAEFDYSGTQACKALISEGYEVVLVNSNPATIMTDPQFAHRTYIEPLTVEVLEEIIRVERPDALLPTLGGQTALNLAVKLYEEGILERYGVRLIGANYEAIKKGEDRDLFRKSMEKIGLKVPPSVVVSSLQEALERVREVGFPAILRPAFTLGGTGGSIAYNMEEFKEKVEVALKTSPIGQVLIDRSLIGWKEFEFEVIRDSKDNVIIVCSIENFDPMGVHTGDSITVAPAQTLTDKEYQILRDACIEVMREIGVDTGGSNIQFAVSPENGDFYVIEMNPRVSRSSALASKATGFPIAKVAAKLAVGYTLDELKNDITKHTPASFEPSIDYVVVKIPRFDFAKFPRTERTLGTMMKSVGEVMAIGRTFKEALGKAIRSLEQDVYGLAFPDYSDLEEEELRRGLRVPNPDRLWYISAAFRRGYRVQEVYELSKIDPWFLENMKQIVDFERVLREQELTLDLLRLAKEMGYSDREISRLRGVSEEEVRSLRVRWNVFPAFKGVDTCAGEFIAYTPYYYSSYERPYYTLEDGELLDED; translated from the coding sequence ATGCCCAGACGCACCGACATAAAAAAGATACTCATCATAGGCTCGGGGCCCATAGTAATAGGTCAGGCGGCAGAGTTTGATTACTCGGGCACTCAGGCGTGCAAGGCTCTAATTTCAGAAGGCTACGAGGTGGTGCTGGTTAATTCAAACCCTGCCACCATTATGACAGACCCTCAGTTTGCCCACAGGACATACATTGAGCCCCTCACGGTGGAGGTGCTGGAAGAAATCATAAGGGTTGAGAGACCCGACGCCCTTCTGCCAACCCTTGGGGGGCAGACAGCCCTCAACCTCGCGGTAAAACTCTACGAGGAGGGAATTCTTGAAAGATACGGTGTCAGGCTCATAGGTGCCAATTATGAAGCCATAAAAAAAGGAGAGGATAGAGACCTATTCAGAAAGTCTATGGAGAAGATAGGTCTGAAGGTCCCCCCAAGCGTGGTGGTATCTTCCCTTCAGGAGGCCCTTGAAAGGGTGAGAGAGGTCGGCTTTCCAGCAATCCTGAGACCTGCCTTCACCCTTGGAGGCACAGGGGGCTCTATTGCCTATAACATGGAGGAGTTTAAAGAGAAAGTAGAAGTAGCCCTCAAAACTTCCCCCATAGGTCAGGTGCTAATAGACAGGTCTCTTATTGGATGGAAGGAGTTTGAGTTTGAAGTGATAAGGGATTCAAAGGACAACGTGATAATAGTCTGCAGCATTGAGAACTTTGACCCTATGGGTGTCCATACGGGAGACTCCATCACTGTAGCACCGGCACAGACTTTGACAGACAAGGAGTATCAAATCTTGAGGGATGCCTGCATTGAGGTTATGAGGGAGATAGGGGTGGACACGGGTGGCTCCAACATACAGTTTGCAGTGAGCCCGGAGAACGGAGACTTTTATGTGATAGAGATGAACCCCAGGGTTTCTCGCTCCTCCGCCCTCGCTTCAAAGGCAACGGGCTTTCCCATAGCAAAGGTTGCTGCGAAGCTGGCGGTGGGCTACACTCTTGATGAGCTCAAGAACGACATAACAAAGCATACGCCTGCTTCCTTTGAACCCTCCATAGACTATGTGGTGGTAAAAATACCACGCTTTGACTTCGCCAAGTTTCCAAGAACGGAGAGAACCCTCGGCACCATGATGAAGTCTGTGGGTGAGGTTATGGCAATAGGCAGAACCTTCAAGGAGGCTCTTGGCAAAGCCATAAGAAGCCTTGAGCAGGATGTTTACGGTCTTGCCTTTCCAGACTACTCAGACCTTGAGGAGGAGGAACTCAGAAGAGGGCTCAGAGTGCCAAATCCCGACAGACTATGGTATATATCTGCTGCCTTCAGAAGGGGCTACAGGGTGCAAGAGGTATACGAGCTTTCAAAGATTGACCCATGGTTCTTAGAAAACATGAAACAGATTGTGGACTTTGAAAGGGTTTTGAGAGAGCAGGAGCTTACTCTGGACCTTCTTAGGCTTGCCAAAGAGATGGGATACTCTGACAGAGAGATATCAAGACTGCGAGGGGTCTCAGAAGAGGAGGTAAGAAGCCTCAGGGTGAGGTGGAACGTCTTCCCTGCCTTCAAGGGCGTGGACACATGCGCCGGCGAGTTTATTGCATATACTCCCTACTACTACTCAAGCTACGAAAGACCCTACTACACGCTGGAAGACGGAGAGCTTCTGGACGAAGACTAA
- the uvrA gene encoding excinuclease ABC subunit UvrA, which translates to MFDHILIRGARQHNLKNINLDIPKNRLVVITGPSGSGKSSLAFDTIYAEGQRRYVESLSSYARQFLGVMEKPEVDIIEGLSPAIAIDQKTTSRNPRSTVGTVTEIYDYMRVLWANVGKPHCPECGRLLEGLSAHEILEKVWERYRGRRIAVLSPLVRGKKGEFRELFKELDRMGFSRVKVDGEYMRILEVPPLDKNRKHHIDLVVDRLTLEEEERARLLTAMERALELSKGLLKVEDVESQREEVFSERLTCPDHGFSIQELSPRLFSFNSPYGACPACKGLGVKWEVDVRLLVDEKEPAVDAFRITDSSFFDYLRYPVMNLLRKLGYDPRIPFKELPQSVRSLLLYGGSVEGGSFEGIVKHLERRFLEEESERLREEIAEFIREKPCPECGGARLKPEALSVLIEGKSIWDLVRMPIREAREFFDNLIYRLGGKDLLVAERLIKEISDRLGFLLNVGLDYLDLARSATTLSGGEMQRIRLATQIGSKLTGVLYVLDEPSIGLHPRDTDKLINTLKDLRDLGNTVIVVEHDPETILSADWVIDMGPGAGKKGGEVVFQGRVEEMFYDERSLTGAYLSGRLSIEVPSVRRKPNGRWLRIAGARKHNLKNITVEIPVGLLVCITGVSGSGKSTLIYDILWEYARAVFYGGTPQLEGFDRIEGLEHFDRVINIDQSPIGRTPRSNPATYTKVFDHIRELFAQTPEARARGYNAGRFSFNVKGGRCEACQGEGVIKVEMHFLPPVYVPCDVCKGKRYNRETLDILYKGKSIADVLDMTVDEAYEFFENIPPVRRKLQLLRDIGLGYIRLGQPATTLSGGEAQRIKLSRELSKKEAGRTLYLLDEPTTGLHMDDVKRLIDILQRLVEKGNTVVVIEHNLDVVKCADWVIDLGPEGGDRGGYLVAVGTPEEVAENPHSYTGYYLKKVLQGVKA; encoded by the coding sequence ATGTTTGACCACATACTCATCCGCGGTGCCCGCCAGCACAACCTCAAAAACATAAACCTTGATATACCAAAAAACAGGCTTGTAGTTATAACAGGCCCCTCAGGTTCTGGCAAATCCTCTCTCGCCTTTGATACTATATACGCAGAAGGGCAGAGGAGGTATGTGGAGTCCCTTTCCTCTTACGCAAGGCAGTTTCTTGGAGTGATGGAAAAGCCCGAAGTGGACATAATAGAGGGTCTGTCTCCCGCCATTGCCATAGACCAGAAGACCACCTCCAGAAACCCACGCTCCACGGTGGGAACGGTCACAGAGATTTACGACTACATGAGGGTGCTCTGGGCAAACGTGGGAAAGCCCCACTGTCCTGAGTGCGGGAGGCTCCTTGAAGGGCTTTCTGCCCACGAGATTCTGGAAAAGGTCTGGGAAAGATACAGGGGAAGACGCATAGCTGTGCTTTCCCCACTTGTGAGGGGTAAGAAGGGAGAGTTCAGGGAGCTCTTTAAAGAGCTTGACCGCATGGGCTTTTCAAGGGTAAAGGTGGACGGTGAATACATGCGTATTCTGGAAGTGCCACCTCTTGACAAAAATAGAAAGCACCACATAGACCTTGTGGTAGACAGGCTGACCCTTGAAGAAGAGGAAAGAGCAAGGCTTCTGACCGCAATGGAAAGAGCTCTGGAGCTCTCAAAGGGACTCCTGAAGGTGGAAGATGTGGAAAGCCAGAGGGAGGAGGTCTTCAGTGAGCGCCTCACCTGTCCGGACCATGGCTTTTCCATACAGGAGCTATCTCCAAGGCTCTTTTCCTTCAACTCTCCATACGGTGCCTGCCCTGCCTGCAAGGGACTGGGCGTAAAGTGGGAGGTGGATGTAAGGCTACTTGTAGATGAGAAAGAGCCGGCGGTGGATGCCTTCAGAATAACGGACTCTTCCTTCTTTGACTACCTGAGATATCCTGTGATGAACCTTCTGAGAAAGCTGGGCTACGACCCGAGGATACCCTTCAAGGAACTCCCTCAGAGCGTAAGGAGCCTTCTTCTGTATGGGGGCTCTGTGGAGGGTGGAAGTTTTGAGGGTATTGTCAAGCACCTTGAGAGGAGGTTTCTTGAGGAGGAGTCTGAGAGGCTCAGAGAAGAGATTGCAGAGTTCATAAGAGAAAAGCCATGTCCCGAGTGTGGTGGTGCCAGACTTAAACCCGAAGCCCTTTCTGTGCTGATAGAGGGCAAAAGTATATGGGATTTGGTGCGGATGCCCATAAGGGAGGCAAGGGAATTCTTTGATAACCTTATATACAGGCTCGGTGGTAAGGACCTCCTGGTGGCGGAAAGACTCATAAAAGAGATATCGGACAGGCTCGGCTTTCTGCTCAATGTGGGGCTGGATTATCTTGACCTGGCGCGCAGTGCCACCACCCTCTCTGGTGGAGAGATGCAACGCATAAGACTTGCCACCCAGATAGGCTCAAAGCTCACTGGCGTTCTGTATGTGTTGGACGAGCCTTCCATAGGACTACATCCCAGAGATACAGACAAGCTCATAAACACCCTCAAAGACCTCAGAGACCTTGGAAACACGGTCATAGTAGTGGAGCATGACCCAGAGACCATCCTCAGTGCTGACTGGGTCATAGACATGGGTCCGGGGGCTGGAAAGAAGGGGGGTGAGGTGGTCTTTCAGGGAAGGGTGGAGGAGATGTTCTATGACGAAAGGTCTCTTACGGGGGCATATCTCTCTGGCAGGCTCTCCATAGAAGTGCCCTCTGTGAGGCGAAAGCCAAATGGCAGATGGCTCAGGATAGCGGGAGCAAGAAAGCATAACCTCAAGAACATTACCGTGGAAATACCCGTGGGTCTTCTGGTGTGTATCACTGGAGTTTCTGGAAGTGGTAAATCCACGCTAATATACGATATCCTGTGGGAGTATGCGAGAGCGGTCTTTTACGGTGGCACGCCGCAGCTGGAGGGCTTTGACCGCATAGAGGGACTTGAGCACTTTGACAGGGTCATAAACATAGACCAGTCCCCCATTGGCAGAACGCCAAGGTCAAACCCTGCCACCTACACCAAAGTCTTTGACCACATAAGGGAGCTCTTTGCCCAGACACCGGAGGCAAGGGCAAGGGGCTACAACGCAGGAAGGTTCTCTTTTAATGTCAAAGGTGGAAGGTGCGAAGCCTGTCAGGGAGAGGGAGTCATAAAAGTGGAGATGCACTTCCTGCCCCCCGTGTATGTGCCCTGCGATGTGTGTAAGGGCAAAAGATACAACAGAGAGACCCTTGACATCCTATACAAGGGCAAGAGTATAGCCGATGTGCTGGACATGACGGTGGACGAGGCCTACGAGTTTTTTGAAAACATTCCCCCAGTGAGGAGAAAGCTACAGCTTCTTAGAGATATAGGGCTTGGCTACATAAGGCTGGGACAGCCAGCAACCACCCTCTCCGGGGGTGAAGCCCAGAGGATAAAGCTCTCAAGGGAGCTATCTAAAAAGGAAGCTGGCAGAACCCTGTATCTGCTGGATGAACCCACCACAGGGCTCCACATGGATGATGTGAAAAGGCTCATAGACATACTACAGAGGCTTGTGGAGAAAGGCAACACGGTGGTGGTCATAGAGCACAACCTTGATGTAGTCAAGTGTGCAGACTGGGTTATAGACCTGGGACCAGAGGGAGGGGACAGGGGAGGTTATCTGGTGGCTGTGGGCACTCCGGAAGAGGTGGCGGAAAACCCACACTCTTACACTGGATATTATCTGAAAAAGGTGCTACAGGGTGTTAAGGCTTGA
- a CDS encoding TIGR00725 family protein, translated as MRQVAVIGSSTAEPESEEYQLAYQLGREIAKRGLIVVCGGRGGVMEAVCRGAKEEGGLTVGILPSYTGEEANPYVDIKIRTGMNWNRNPLVVASGDVVVAIGGNWGTLSEIAYALILGKPIIGCRTHRVEGIIQAEHLEEILLFLDRLLS; from the coding sequence ATGAGGCAGGTTGCAGTTATTGGCTCATCCACGGCGGAGCCTGAAAGCGAAGAATACCAGCTGGCATACCAGCTCGGAAGAGAGATAGCTAAGAGAGGCTTGATAGTGGTCTGCGGGGGGCGTGGGGGCGTGATGGAGGCGGTATGCAGAGGAGCTAAGGAAGAAGGAGGTCTTACAGTAGGGATACTGCCCTCCTACACCGGCGAGGAGGCGAACCCTTATGTGGACATAAAGATAAGAACTGGCATGAACTGGAACAGAAATCCTCTTGTGGTTGCCAGTGGGGATGTGGTTGTCGCCATAGGAGGAAACTGGGGAACCCTCTCTGAGATTGCCTACGCCCTGATACTTGGAAAGCCCATAATAGGCTGCAGAACTCACCGAGTTGAAGGAATAATTCAGGCGGAGCACCTTGAGGAAATCCTCCTTTTTCTTGACAGACTCCTCAGTTGA